The genomic DNA GATGTCGCCCCCGGCGCTGACGGCATCGACGGGGTTGCGGTCTACGACCTCGACACCATCGAGTCGGTCACCGACGAGGCACGCGCAAAGCGACGCGAGGCCGCCGAGACAGTCGAGACTATGATAGACGAGGAGTTCGAGCACCTAATGACACAGTATAAGCGCAAGCGCGCCGACCAGGTCATCGCGGCGATGTACGAGGGCGCCGAGCGAATCAAGGCCCGCGAGCTCCGAACTGCTGTCTCGAAGTTCGAGGCCGAACGTGAGGACGGCCTCTCCGAGCGAGAACACGAAATCGTCGAGTCGATGGCCGACGCCCTGGTCGGTCAACTACTCTCTGCGCCGACCCAGAGTCTTCGTGACGCCGCCGAAGAGGACGATTGGGCGACTATCAACGCCGCGCTCCAGCTTTTCGGACCGGGGCTGGAGCCGGAGCCAACGGAGCTGCCGACCGTTCCCGATGGCCCCGAAGGCGTCCCCGAAGAGCTCCGCGAGCGGATGTCGTCGGGGATGCTCGAACAGTTCTCGACGAACGACGACTAACTTCGGCTGTCGCTTCTGCGATATCTACGTGTCAGTCCGAGTCCGCGGCTACGGCGTCCTCAAAAGGGAAAAGAAAGCGGCGCCGGCTACAGTTCGTTGAGCTTCCGCAGGAGCTGGCCCTTGTACTCCTCGTCAGCGCGGATGCCCTTTAGTTCGAGGACGTTCCGTTCAAGCTTGTCGACAGCGACGCGGAAGGCCGTTTTCGAACCGTAGCCCTCGCCGGAGCCGGCGATCTGCCCGCGGTTCGTCCGGAGCCGAATCTGGCAGTAGATGAGCGGCGTCCCGCGCATCCGCTCTTTGTGTTCCGTAAAGCGGACGTGGGCGTGGTGGACCTGCATGTCCTTGTACTTGTCAGCGACTTCGGTAATGGACTCGCGGACGGCCTCGCGGCTGATACCGTCGAGCAGGCCGATATTCGTAATCTGGACGTCCATGCTTTCCTCTTCGGTGTAGGTCAGCGCACGGAGGACGTCCGTCTTCGTGAGGATGCCGGCGACGAACTCGTCGTTGTCATCGGGAGTGACCACGAGACCACCGAAGTCGTTTTCGAACATCCGCTCGACGGCGTCGCGGACCGACGCCTCGGCCGATATCGTCTGGACAGGGCTGTTCATCGCGTCGTAGACCGGCAAATCGAGCATTCGCTCGGTGTCGCCGCGGCGGTCGCCGGTCCGCTGGCGGTCCATCTTCCGGACGGCGAAATCGGCGATATCGTGGGTTGTAATTATCCCGGTCAGCTTGCCGTTGTCGTTGACGACTGGCAGCCGCGAGATGGCGTTCTCGCGGAGGTGGTTGATGGCCTTGCCGAGCGTGTCGTCCTCGCGGAGCGTGACGACTTCCTCGGTGTGAATCTGGTCGACGGTGAGCACGTCAAGGTTGTCGAGAACCGCGTTGAGAATTGCGTTGTCGGTGATGACCCCCCA from Natronomonas pharaonis DSM 2160 includes the following:
- a CDS encoding CBS domain-containing protein, yielding MNIADIATKDYAQVDADERLGKVRSVFEQDNPKGIVVTNDGDYEGIITERQLLQSHVEDDAKANVLTRSNVPQVNREDGVREVARMLVEGDTKVAPVFEHGDLWGVITDNAILNAVLDNLDVLTVDQIHTEEVVTLREDDTLGKAINHLRENAISRLPVVNDNGKLTGIITTHDIADFAVRKMDRQRTGDRRGDTERMLDLPVYDAMNSPVQTISAEASVRDAVERMFENDFGGLVVTPDDNDEFVAGILTKTDVLRALTYTEEESMDVQITNIGLLDGISREAVRESITEVADKYKDMQVHHAHVRFTEHKERMRGTPLIYCQIRLRTNRGQIAGSGEGYGSKTAFRVAVDKLERNVLELKGIRADEEYKGQLLRKLNEL